One window from the genome of Pseudonocardia hierapolitana encodes:
- a CDS encoding ABC transporter substrate-binding protein, with product MRLEISGIVAALLVVVGCSAPSDTTAPAGAGPAPGFPVTIEHALGTTTIPAPPARVVALSFEEDVLSQVGVSVVGRTENFYASGSLYPWQEGEVDPGVVPLGGPDGLDLEQVASLQPDLILATNYYGLESEYAGLSAIAPTVGYRTGWGEDTWQDTARVVGRAVGREADVERRIGEVDGSVAALAAELPGLSGKTFSSVFHHDAGQFSVDTNPDGHTAKLLGQLGMVMSPRVVAEVVNRSLGAEQVGLIDADLVRLGYASDELRAQLAASPLFRAVPAVRDGRVFESDVFGATAGNNPTLLNVPWQLEQQRAVLERVAVS from the coding sequence GTGAGGCTCGAGATCTCCGGGATCGTGGCGGCGCTGCTCGTGGTGGTGGGCTGCTCCGCGCCGTCGGACACCACGGCGCCCGCGGGAGCCGGACCCGCCCCCGGGTTCCCGGTCACGATCGAGCACGCGCTCGGCACCACCACGATCCCCGCCCCGCCCGCCCGGGTCGTCGCGCTCTCCTTCGAGGAGGACGTGCTCAGCCAGGTGGGCGTGAGCGTGGTCGGGCGCACCGAGAACTTCTACGCCTCCGGCTCGCTCTACCCGTGGCAGGAGGGCGAGGTCGATCCCGGTGTCGTCCCGCTGGGTGGGCCGGACGGGCTCGACCTGGAGCAGGTGGCGTCGCTGCAACCGGACCTCATCCTGGCCACCAACTACTACGGCCTCGAGAGCGAGTACGCGGGCCTGAGCGCCATCGCCCCGACCGTCGGGTACCGGACGGGCTGGGGGGAGGACACCTGGCAGGACACGGCTCGTGTGGTCGGCCGCGCGGTCGGCCGGGAGGCCGATGTCGAGCGGCGGATCGGCGAGGTCGACGGGTCGGTGGCCGCGCTGGCGGCCGAGCTGCCCGGCCTGTCCGGGAAGACGTTCAGCTCGGTCTTCCACCACGACGCCGGGCAGTTCAGCGTGGACACCAACCCCGATGGGCACACCGCGAAGTTGCTCGGCCAGCTCGGCATGGTGATGTCCCCGCGGGTCGTCGCCGAGGTCGTGAACCGCTCCCTCGGAGCCGAGCAGGTCGGTCTGATCGACGCCGACCTCGTGCGGCTCGGCTACGCCTCGGACGAGCTGCGCGCGCAGCTCGCCGCGAGCCCGCTGTTCCGGGCCGTGCCCGCGGTGCGCGACGGCCGGGTGTTCGAGTCCGACGTCTTCGGCGCGACGGCCGGCAACAACCCCACCCTGCTCAACGTGCCCTGGCAGCTGGAACAGCAGCGGGCCGTGCTGGAGCGGGTGGCGGTGTCCTAG
- a CDS encoding SEC-C metal-binding domain-containing protein: protein MARSRQRLLVGRGAPEPPAESTEEARFEAVWTAYREVVREQVVVGHEELMRLLSARVGLDLSDPGTERLVDEAEEDVLDDPTGPVTMLVPDVLVHAPALTDGIVLTHRLSAAELADEHLDLDTDLAGFLRCPDPHVDGGPLHVDEPDGDEPARWGGPPDWLAGLTAGALLAVRATQGGAVTISALDDEPAAPAELVAALRAVYEAELEEPGLPVRAETLVLGLLHGDRAAFAEPRPPLTELAAAAGLLRRGDEFAHDESVWTEAEAVDQAFRLVSRVETEEQGEAAVRAFALLADAHDPAALREALGLMQDPDVVESVVEELLREPDDDGERVRAAVALAGRLVTVAGRSPREAVARWVAAVAAERDGRVQDAESHLRAAAVAAPGWPLVEDRLAWYESDRGDAAAAAARWTAIEVPADDPDLAAVRPFAAPAGPEPGRNDPCWCGSGRKYKQCHLGRPAHAELPARAGWLYRKAVMFLERRGGAATADLAWWADTLDVDWDAPEVVDAALDEGGWGERFLAERGPLLPADEAELAASWATVVPGLYEVERVHFGEGVTLRDLRGDGRADVRPTTGVSPGMGELVFARALPDGSGSGHLLVGAVAVPRGAERELLAQLGDL from the coding sequence GTGGCCCGGTCCCGGCAGCGGCTCCTGGTCGGTCGCGGGGCGCCCGAACCGCCTGCCGAGAGCACCGAGGAAGCGCGGTTCGAGGCGGTCTGGACCGCCTACCGCGAGGTGGTGCGGGAACAGGTGGTGGTCGGCCACGAGGAGCTGATGCGGCTCCTCTCCGCCCGGGTGGGGCTCGACCTCTCGGATCCCGGCACGGAGCGGCTCGTCGACGAGGCCGAGGAAGACGTCCTGGACGACCCGACCGGTCCGGTGACGATGCTCGTCCCCGACGTCCTGGTGCACGCGCCCGCGCTGACCGACGGCATCGTGCTCACCCACCGGCTCTCCGCCGCCGAGCTGGCCGACGAGCACCTCGACCTCGACACCGACCTCGCCGGGTTCCTGCGCTGCCCCGACCCGCACGTCGACGGCGGGCCGCTGCACGTGGACGAGCCGGACGGCGACGAGCCGGCCCGGTGGGGCGGGCCGCCCGACTGGCTGGCGGGGTTGACCGCCGGTGCGCTGCTCGCCGTGCGGGCCACGCAGGGCGGCGCCGTGACGATCTCGGCGCTGGACGACGAGCCGGCCGCACCGGCGGAGCTCGTGGCGGCGCTGCGGGCGGTGTACGAGGCCGAGCTGGAGGAACCCGGTCTCCCGGTGCGGGCGGAGACGCTCGTCCTCGGCCTGCTGCACGGCGACCGCGCGGCCTTCGCCGAACCCCGCCCGCCCCTCACCGAGCTGGCCGCGGCGGCGGGCCTGCTGCGGCGCGGCGACGAGTTCGCCCACGACGAGTCGGTGTGGACGGAGGCGGAGGCGGTCGACCAGGCGTTCCGGTTGGTCAGCCGGGTCGAGACCGAGGAGCAGGGGGAGGCGGCGGTCCGGGCGTTCGCGCTGCTCGCCGACGCGCACGATCCGGCCGCGCTGCGGGAGGCGCTCGGCCTCATGCAGGACCCGGACGTCGTCGAATCCGTCGTCGAGGAGCTGCTGCGCGAACCCGACGACGACGGGGAGCGGGTGCGGGCCGCCGTCGCGCTCGCCGGCCGACTGGTCACCGTCGCCGGTCGGTCCCCCCGGGAGGCCGTGGCGCGGTGGGTCGCCGCGGTCGCCGCGGAGCGGGACGGCCGGGTGCAGGACGCAGAGTCGCACCTGCGGGCCGCGGCCGTCGCGGCGCCGGGCTGGCCGCTCGTGGAGGACCGGTTGGCCTGGTACGAGTCGGACCGCGGCGACGCCGCGGCCGCTGCCGCCAGGTGGACGGCGATCGAGGTGCCCGCCGACGATCCGGATCTCGCCGCCGTCCGGCCCTTCGCCGCCCCTGCCGGCCCCGAACCCGGCCGCAACGACCCGTGCTGGTGCGGATCGGGCCGCAAGTACAAGCAGTGCCACCTCGGCCGGCCCGCCCATGCCGAGCTTCCGGCGCGGGCCGGCTGGCTCTACCGCAAGGCGGTGATGTTCCTGGAGCGCCGCGGGGGCGCCGCCACTGCCGACCTGGCCTGGTGGGCCGACACGCTCGACGTCGACTGGGATGCGCCCGAGGTCGTGGACGCGGCGCTGGACGAGGGCGGCTGGGGCGAGAGGTTCCTCGCCGAGCGCGGGCCCCTGCTCCCGGCCGACGAGGCCGAGCTGGCGGCCTCGTGGGCGACCGTGGTGCCCGGCCTGTACGAGGTGGAGCGGGTCCACTTCGGCGAGGGCGTGACGTTGCGGGACCTCCGCGGCGACGGCCGGGCCGACGTCCGGCCCACCACCGGGGTGAGCCCGGGCATGGGCGAGCTGGTCTTCGCCAGGGCGCTGCCGGACGGCTCGGGGTCGGGTCATCTGCTCGTTGGAGCGGTGGCGGTGCCGCGGGGCGCCGAGCGCGAGCTGCTGGCGCAGCTCGGAGATCTCTGA
- a CDS encoding thioesterase family protein, giving the protein MTSTQVLLPPTSYPVLLEHDARYSDLDPSRRIGRDALVRWFEDARVAVERTRFGADLTGRMRLLLASVRVDVLAPLRVTGSYRIGLGVTHVGTSSFAYSYGVFADDECVAAGESVSVHASGGRPAPLPASVRAALEELRVDGPRVERPELDPARRVREAYPFRLDVRTRFGDLDTNRHVNNVRLAGWYLDGLAELHLDVLGYPTGGPLDGLAPSTLSVQYLDEVHYPGIYQLRVGVVDLDDTTARYACGLFDGPRCIGLADAVGNHRVLDENGVVGDLGALLEPFRMRRV; this is encoded by the coding sequence GTGACATCCACGCAAGTTCTGCTCCCCCCGACGTCCTACCCCGTGCTGCTCGAGCACGACGCCCGCTACAGCGACCTGGACCCGAGCCGCCGCATCGGCCGGGACGCGCTCGTGAGGTGGTTCGAGGACGCCCGTGTCGCCGTGGAGCGCACCCGCTTCGGCGCCGACCTGACCGGCCGCATGCGCCTGCTGCTCGCCTCCGTGCGCGTCGACGTGCTCGCTCCCCTGCGCGTCACCGGGAGCTACCGCATCGGCCTCGGTGTGACGCACGTCGGCACCTCGTCCTTCGCGTACTCCTACGGCGTCTTCGCCGACGACGAGTGCGTCGCGGCCGGTGAGTCGGTCAGCGTCCACGCCTCCGGTGGCCGGCCGGCCCCGCTGCCCGCGTCCGTCCGCGCCGCGCTCGAGGAGCTGCGGGTCGACGGGCCGCGCGTCGAGCGCCCCGAGCTCGACCCGGCCCGGCGCGTGCGCGAGGCCTACCCGTTCCGGCTCGACGTGCGCACCCGCTTCGGCGACCTCGACACCAACCGCCACGTGAACAACGTCCGGCTCGCGGGCTGGTACCTCGACGGCCTCGCCGAGCTGCACCTCGACGTGCTCGGCTACCCCACCGGCGGCCCGCTCGACGGCCTCGCGCCGAGCACCCTGTCCGTGCAGTACCTCGACGAGGTGCACTACCCGGGCATCTACCAGCTCCGGGTCGGGGTGGTGGACCTCGACGACACCACCGCGCGCTACGCCTGCGGCCTGTTCGACGGCCCCCGCTGCATCGGCCTGGCCGACGCGGTGGGCAACCACCGCGTGCTCGACGAGAACGGTGTGGTGGGAGACCTGGGCGCCCTCCTGGAACCGTTCCGGATGCGGCGGGTCTGA
- a CDS encoding ATP-dependent DNA helicase has translation MPTATRKKETDLPGVAELLEAAVTAVGGARRDGQDAMAQAVRKALVSGEHVAVQAGTGTGKSLAYLVPAIHHAVGRGATVVVSTATIALQRQLVDRDLPRLAKALKPMLGRAPTFAILKGRRNYLCLNKLHGGDDTDPGDELFDPFAISAMGRAVKRIHEWADTTETGDRDELVPGVQDSVWRQVSVTARECLGVAKCPVGEDCFAEKARGVAGQADIVVTNHALLAIDALEGRPVLPEHDVVVVDEAHELVDRVTGVATAELTAGMIAATARRLGKLVDQAVADRLAEAGEGLGLVLDDLPPGRWESLPRAAAGALSAVRDAAGACKQALGADRREDPEAAAGRKIAQASLDEVADTAVRLLGAFDEPDPAKRHDVVWLAERGASAERGSAQQGPDATRHKSLHAAPLWVGGLLRERLFGRSTVVLTSATLALGGNFDALARQWGLPPEKVAAEKTDDPVPDPDAPKWSGLDVGSPFAHAKSGILYVAKRLPPPGRDGLPPSYLDEIAGLVEAAGGRTLGLFSSMRAAKQATEAMRGRLETPVLCQGDDSTMQLVEKFAADEATSLFGTLSLWQGVDVPGPSLSCVIIDRIPFPRPDDPLVAARQRATDARGGNGFLSVSATHAALLLAQGAGRLLRGMDDRGVVAILDSRLATARYGGFLRASLPPFWATDDREKVHGALRRLRGA, from the coding sequence GTGCCTACCGCGACCCGCAAGAAGGAGACGGATCTCCCGGGAGTTGCGGAGCTGCTGGAAGCCGCGGTCACCGCCGTCGGGGGCGCGCGCCGCGATGGGCAGGACGCGATGGCGCAGGCCGTCCGCAAGGCGCTCGTCAGCGGCGAGCACGTGGCCGTGCAGGCCGGCACGGGCACCGGCAAGTCGCTCGCCTACCTCGTACCGGCCATCCACCACGCGGTCGGGAGGGGCGCCACGGTCGTCGTCTCCACGGCCACGATCGCGCTGCAGCGCCAGCTGGTCGACCGCGACCTGCCCCGCCTCGCGAAGGCACTCAAGCCGATGCTGGGCCGCGCGCCCACGTTCGCGATCCTCAAGGGCAGGCGCAACTACCTGTGCCTCAACAAGCTGCACGGCGGCGACGACACCGACCCGGGCGACGAGCTGTTCGACCCGTTCGCGATCTCGGCGATGGGTCGGGCGGTCAAGCGGATCCACGAGTGGGCCGACACCACCGAGACCGGCGACCGCGACGAGCTCGTGCCCGGTGTGCAGGACTCCGTGTGGCGCCAGGTCTCGGTCACCGCGCGCGAATGCCTCGGGGTGGCCAAGTGCCCCGTCGGCGAGGACTGCTTCGCGGAGAAGGCGCGCGGCGTCGCCGGCCAGGCCGACATCGTCGTCACCAACCACGCCCTGCTCGCGATCGACGCGCTCGAAGGGCGCCCGGTGCTGCCCGAGCACGACGTCGTGGTCGTCGACGAGGCGCACGAGCTGGTCGACCGCGTCACCGGCGTGGCCACGGCCGAGCTCACCGCGGGCATGATCGCCGCCACCGCCCGACGGCTCGGCAAGCTCGTGGACCAGGCCGTCGCCGACCGGCTCGCCGAGGCGGGCGAGGGCCTCGGCCTCGTGCTGGACGACCTGCCGCCGGGCCGTTGGGAGTCCCTGCCCCGGGCCGCGGCGGGGGCCCTCTCCGCCGTCCGCGACGCGGCGGGCGCCTGCAAGCAGGCCCTCGGCGCCGACCGCAGGGAGGACCCCGAGGCGGCAGCCGGCCGCAAGATCGCCCAGGCCTCCCTCGACGAGGTCGCCGACACGGCGGTACGGCTGCTCGGCGCGTTCGACGAGCCCGACCCGGCCAAGCGGCACGACGTCGTCTGGCTCGCAGAGCGTGGAGCGTCAGCGGAACGCGGATCAGCGCAGCAGGGGCCGGACGCCACGCGGCACAAGTCGCTGCACGCGGCCCCGCTGTGGGTGGGCGGGTTGCTGCGGGAGCGGCTCTTCGGCCGCTCCACCGTGGTGCTGACGTCGGCCACGCTCGCGCTCGGCGGCAACTTCGACGCGCTGGCCCGGCAGTGGGGCCTGCCCCCGGAGAAGGTGGCGGCGGAGAAGACCGACGACCCCGTGCCCGACCCGGACGCCCCGAAGTGGTCCGGCCTCGACGTCGGCTCGCCGTTCGCCCACGCCAAGAGCGGCATCCTGTACGTCGCCAAGCGGCTGCCCCCGCCCGGCCGCGACGGCCTGCCACCCTCCTACCTCGACGAGATCGCCGGGCTCGTCGAGGCCGCGGGCGGGCGCACGCTCGGGCTGTTCTCCTCGATGCGGGCGGCCAAACAGGCCACCGAGGCGATGCGGGGCCGGCTGGAAACCCCGGTGCTGTGCCAGGGCGATGACTCCACGATGCAGCTCGTCGAGAAGTTCGCCGCCGACGAGGCCACGTCGCTCTTCGGCACCCTCTCGCTGTGGCAGGGCGTCGACGTGCCGGGCCCGTCGCTGTCGTGCGTGATCATCGACCGGATCCCGTTCCCGCGCCCCGACGACCCGCTCGTCGCGGCCCGCCAGCGCGCCACCGACGCCCGCGGCGGCAACGGCTTCCTGTCGGTCTCGGCCACCCACGCTGCGCTGCTGCTCGCCCAGGGCGCAGGCCGGCTGCTGCGCGGGATGGACGACCGCGGCGTCGTCGCGATCCTCGACTCCCGCCTGGCCACCGCCCGCTACGGCGGCTTCCTGCGGGCGAGCCTGCCCCCGTTCTGGGCCACCGACGACCGCGAGAAGGTGCACGGCGCGCTGCGTCGGCTGCGGGGAGCCTGA
- a CDS encoding MarR family winged helix-turn-helix transcriptional regulator codes for MSGPQPAPPLVEQVMAVAMAIVQELKEAVRELGLGESVAHLVWVLDPDAEPVPLRQVAERLRCDPSNVTLLSDQLEKKGLAERRPHPADRRVRTLVLTPAGVAARRKLLEHVQERSPLAALTEQQQRQLRELLAVALEGRKSS; via the coding sequence ATGTCCGGTCCCCAGCCCGCTCCCCCGCTCGTCGAGCAGGTGATGGCGGTGGCCATGGCGATCGTGCAGGAGCTCAAGGAAGCCGTGCGCGAGCTCGGACTGGGCGAGTCGGTCGCCCACCTCGTCTGGGTGCTCGACCCCGATGCCGAGCCGGTGCCGCTGCGACAGGTCGCCGAGCGGTTGCGCTGCGACCCGTCCAACGTCACGCTGCTCAGCGACCAGCTGGAGAAGAAGGGCCTCGCCGAGCGCCGCCCTCACCCGGCCGACAGACGCGTCCGCACGCTCGTGCTCACCCCGGCGGGTGTTGCCGCCCGTCGCAAGCTCCTCGAGCACGTCCAGGAGCGCTCCCCGCTCGCGGCGCTCACCGAGCAGCAGCAACGGCAGCTGCGGGAACTGCTGGCGGTGGCCCTGGAGGGCCGCAAGAGCAGCTGA
- a CDS encoding SDR family NAD(P)-dependent oxidoreductase has product MGAWDLSDVPDQQGRRVVVTGAGSGLGLVVARELAKRGARVVMAARDVVKAGRHRAELLAEHPAATVDVLPLDLMDPASIRAFAAAVTAEPVDALLNVAGIAGTPLRHTAQGWESQFATNHLGHFALTTLLLDALGRGWEPRVVTVASAVYRYGKLDLDRDDHLTGGRRYSPMRAYARSKLANMLFGLELDRRLRETCSPVRSVLAHPGMASTPMNTDRCHTLLDRLISPVAGVVARAPEDAALPILYAATVPELDGGTFVGPRTEFRGPMRVTRLPVRPPADDRDLARRLWAVSEELTGTRAAVLARAEH; this is encoded by the coding sequence GTGGGCGCCTGGGACCTGAGCGACGTTCCCGATCAGCAGGGAAGGCGCGTCGTCGTCACCGGAGCCGGCAGCGGGCTCGGCCTCGTCGTCGCCCGCGAGCTCGCGAAGCGCGGAGCGCGCGTGGTGATGGCGGCCCGCGACGTCGTCAAGGCCGGCCGGCACCGCGCGGAACTGCTGGCCGAGCACCCGGCGGCCACGGTGGACGTCCTGCCGCTCGACCTCATGGACCCCGCATCCATCCGGGCCTTCGCCGCCGCCGTCACGGCCGAGCCGGTCGACGCGCTGCTCAACGTGGCCGGCATCGCGGGCACGCCGCTGCGCCACACCGCGCAGGGCTGGGAGAGCCAGTTCGCAACGAACCACCTCGGGCACTTCGCCCTCACCACGCTCCTGCTCGACGCCCTCGGCCGCGGGTGGGAGCCGCGCGTGGTCACGGTCGCCTCGGCGGTCTACCGCTACGGGAAGCTCGACCTGGACCGCGACGACCACCTGACCGGCGGGCGGCGCTACTCCCCCATGCGCGCCTACGCGCGCTCGAAGCTCGCCAACATGCTGTTCGGGCTGGAGCTCGACCGCAGGTTGCGCGAGACGTGCTCCCCCGTCCGCAGCGTGCTCGCACATCCCGGGATGGCCAGCACCCCGATGAACACCGACCGCTGCCACACGCTGCTCGACCGCCTCATCTCGCCGGTCGCCGGCGTCGTGGCCCGCGCCCCCGAGGACGCCGCCCTGCCCATCCTGTACGCCGCGACCGTGCCGGAGCTCGATGGCGGCACGTTCGTCGGGCCGCGCACCGAGTTCCGCGGACCCATGCGCGTCACCCGCCTTCCGGTGCGCCCGCCCGCCGACGATCGGGACCTCGCCAGACGTCTGTGGGCGGTCTCCGAGGAGCTCACCGGCACGCGTGCGGCGGTGCTCGCGCGGGCGGAACACTAG
- the serB gene encoding phosphoserine phosphatase SerB has translation MTGTGTSVLITVTGPDRPGVSSVLFAALTRHGVDLVDVEQVVIRGRLTLGVVVETHRDPEGLQEAVEQAMASIAMQVHTTLEVRDDPAVRRHSTHVVVVLGRPITARAFGAVAAALADAGANIDSIRRVADYPVTGLELMVSPEPGRGSEHYPPGTLRARLVEVARTAGVDVAVERAGLGRRGKRLIVFDVDSTLVQGEVIEMLAAHAGAEAEVRAVTEAAMRGELDFAESLRRRVAVLAGLPETVLDEVAAQLELTPGARTTIRTLKRLGFRCGVVSGGFTRVIKGLVDELGLDFCAANELEIVDGRLTGEVVGEIVDRPGKSVALRRFADGFGVPLEQCVAVGDGANDIDMLSTAGLGIAFNAKPALREVADTALSHPYLDVVLFVLGITRDEVERADAAEGLLRRVPIA, from the coding sequence ATGACCGGCACGGGCACCAGCGTCCTCATCACGGTCACGGGCCCGGACCGGCCCGGCGTGAGCTCCGTGCTGTTCGCGGCGCTCACCCGGCACGGGGTCGACCTGGTCGACGTCGAGCAGGTGGTGATCCGCGGGCGGCTCACCCTCGGGGTGGTCGTCGAGACCCACCGCGATCCGGAGGGCCTGCAGGAGGCCGTCGAGCAGGCGATGGCGAGCATCGCGATGCAGGTGCACACCACGCTCGAGGTGCGTGACGACCCGGCCGTCCGGCGGCACTCCACGCACGTCGTGGTGGTGCTCGGCCGGCCGATCACGGCACGGGCGTTCGGCGCCGTGGCGGCGGCGCTCGCCGACGCCGGTGCCAACATCGACTCGATCCGCCGGGTCGCCGACTACCCGGTCACCGGGCTGGAGCTGATGGTCTCCCCCGAGCCCGGTCGCGGGAGCGAGCACTACCCGCCCGGCACCCTGCGCGCGCGGCTCGTGGAGGTGGCCCGCACCGCGGGCGTCGACGTCGCCGTCGAGCGGGCCGGGCTCGGCCGACGCGGCAAGCGGTTGATCGTCTTCGACGTCGACTCGACGCTCGTGCAGGGCGAGGTCATCGAGATGCTCGCGGCGCACGCGGGCGCGGAGGCCGAGGTCCGGGCCGTCACCGAGGCGGCGATGCGCGGCGAGCTGGACTTCGCGGAGTCGCTGCGCCGCCGTGTGGCGGTGCTCGCCGGACTGCCCGAGACCGTGCTCGACGAGGTGGCCGCCCAGCTGGAGCTCACCCCGGGCGCCCGCACCACGATCCGCACGCTGAAGCGGCTCGGCTTCCGCTGTGGGGTCGTGTCCGGCGGGTTCACGCGGGTGATCAAGGGCCTCGTGGACGAGCTGGGGCTGGACTTCTGCGCCGCCAACGAGCTGGAGATCGTCGACGGCCGGCTCACCGGCGAGGTCGTCGGTGAGATCGTGGACCGGCCGGGCAAGTCGGTGGCGCTGCGCCGGTTCGCCGACGGCTTCGGCGTTCCACTGGAGCAGTGCGTGGCCGTCGGCGACGGCGCCAACGACATCGACATGCTCTCCACGGCCGGGCTCGGCATCGCCTTCAACGCCAAGCCGGCGCTGCGCGAGGTCGCCGACACCGCGCTCAGCCACCCCTATCTGGACGTCGTCCTGTTCGTCCTGGGCATCACCCGCGACGAGGTCGAGCGCGCGGATGCCGCCGAGGGCCTCCTGCGCCGGGTGCCGATCGCATGA
- a CDS encoding peptidyl-tRNA hydrolase: MTEELSGTGLADRPAVGVLAPLAARYAGGGAPVSDGIVRAMPVILRLERPPAARTPVLEAAAAAALAVCLDPRTQPGGEWHETVAIWVSTQIRKIARRARGAHWAAVQELPGVTWEVDGAQARALLPGPVDDVPRVVSRLQIGGTELEPDEPGPPPQGVPVIWVNAGLNLTVGKAAAQVGHASMLYAAAHGLADVPRFAVRDADGDRWAQLCAAVGRGEAVAVRDAGFTEVAPGTITCIATPG, from the coding sequence GTGACCGAGGAACTGTCCGGGACCGGGCTCGCCGACCGGCCGGCCGTTGGTGTGCTCGCGCCGCTCGCGGCCCGCTACGCCGGGGGAGGAGCGCCGGTGTCGGACGGCATCGTGCGCGCGATGCCGGTCATCCTGCGTCTGGAACGCCCACCGGCCGCCCGCACGCCGGTGCTGGAGGCGGCGGCCGCCGCGGCGCTCGCCGTGTGCCTCGACCCGCGCACGCAGCCGGGGGGCGAGTGGCACGAGACCGTCGCGATCTGGGTGAGCACCCAGATCCGCAAGATCGCCCGCCGGGCCCGTGGCGCGCACTGGGCCGCCGTGCAGGAGCTGCCGGGCGTGACGTGGGAGGTGGACGGCGCGCAGGCGCGGGCCCTGCTCCCCGGCCCGGTCGACGACGTGCCGCGCGTGGTGTCGCGGCTGCAGATCGGCGGCACCGAGCTCGAACCCGACGAGCCGGGCCCGCCCCCGCAGGGCGTCCCGGTGATCTGGGTGAACGCCGGCCTGAACCTGACGGTCGGGAAGGCGGCCGCGCAGGTCGGGCACGCCTCGATGCTCTACGCCGCCGCCCACGGCCTCGCCGACGTGCCCCGCTTCGCGGTGCGGGACGCCGACGGCGACCGCTGGGCGCAGCTGTGCGCCGCGGTCGGGCGCGGCGAGGCGGTCGCCGTCCGGGACGCGGGCTTCACCGAGGTGGCGCCGGGCACGATCACCTGCATCGCGACACCTGGCTGA